atatccagcaacttcgcacagcctcTGAGTAGTGGAACCACATTGCACAGGCTACAATCAACTGCCTGATCAACACTATGTGaaagagatgtgtcgcgctgcatgaggcaaaaggTGGTAACACCACattctgactggttttctgatccactctcTTACCTTTaaggtatctgtaaccaacagatgcatatctgtattcccagtcatgtaaaatccatagattaggacctaatgaatttatttcaattgactgatttccttatatgaactgtaactcagtaaattctTATAAATTGTtacatgtgtttatatttttgttcagaatatatTAATCTGGCATTTTCATTGCGGTTTTAAAACACTCAAAATTGTATGGATGTAACTCATCCCATCCAAGGCCAATGTTTAGGTCTTACCTGGGTGATGCACGGCCGCCTTTTTGAATTGACAATAACAGGGTGAGCCTTAACACATTGGGCACGTTCCACTGCCCAGGCATTGCTAATgaatgccagatcttacaacgcctAGATAGGTATTTTAAGGATCAGCTAACTACATCATACGTTATAGAAATCTGTCAAACGATGACGTGGCACACAACCAGTGGTTGAGGGttgcaacgtctgagcaggggaacacaACCATTGACTGACTGTCATCGCAATGCCTCGACAGAGGGAGGGACAATACAAGGACACATTACACAGTCTTTTGCAAGGCACCGTTTCTGAAGTTGTCCACCATTTGTGCTGTACTGAACACTATCTAACAATACTGAAAGACTAGGAGGAAATTAAAAGTGTAGCTAATGTTTTGCACTGGTAACATATGGATTATTAGGAGTCTGGACACGATTCTCACAAGGCCTCATTTTAACACTTGTCCATTGGCAAATTTCTGCATTAGCTGTCGAGAACAGGTACACGTATGCCATGCCTCTGGTGGGTAAAGTGGGTCCTTCCTGCAATGTCCACACCTCTGATGCGGGAAAGCTCAAGTGAACAGCAGTCAAAAAAGGTCCTCGCTAATATTTCAGAACAAACCTGTTCAAAATTGAAAAACTTTAGATAATAAAAGACTTGAATGTAACCCTCAAGCTGAGTAACTATTTGTAACAATCACGCAACCTGTGGGGGCCTCTGGGATAGTAAGCCTCTGGGCCAATAAAATAGCTTTTCCTTGTGCAGTATTTAATCACAGCCAATTATCAACCAGTAAGTCAGTAAACAAAATGTATTGAGATCAAAACCAAATTCCAAAACACATGGTAATGATTTGAATTTATTAAAAGACAAACTAAACCAGaaataataaatacatagagTAAGTGTAATACTTTAGAACTAAGagaaaaagaaaaggaaaaaaaAGAAACACTAAAGTGGTGACAGACAAGGCAAACAATGCCTTTTTGGCCAATGGATTGTAAAAGTATCCCAGCTACTTTTGACATATCAGGGAAAATATATATCTAAAAAGATACAATTTGCGATTTGTCTTGTACACGTCTCTGAACTGATTGAAAGCATCATAGTCCAATAATACATTGTTTGGTGTTAAGGTTATACATTTTCTACAGGCCCCCAAAATATATTGAACTTATAACCCAGTTTCCGAGTGGGTAGGGAGGATGTgggcgggaggggggggggggggatgggccAGCTTCATATTCTTTTATTTGATTGTTTTTGTGCTTGTAACCCCCCTCTGAAAAAGAAAAATGACAAAACTAAATAAAAAGTTGGTCACAAAAGAaaacatggtgttcagaggtaaAAAAGAATCTTCCGTTGACCTAATCACGAGGTATAGGGCTAGGAATAGGAGCCAAGTGCAGTCATTAACCGTCGAGGGTAGAAATTAAAATCACATACCAATAATTTATCACAAAGAAACATCTGAAATTAGGCAGGATTGATACATTCATAGTGTGCATACTCTCCACCTTTCAAATAAATAAGAACAAGTGAAGACTTTTGACAGCTCTTTAAAAGCTTGAAATGGGCTGGGTCTAACGTACTCGACATCCAAAAACACACAGTAcgagtcaaatgtttggacacacctactcatggaAGGGTTTTTCGGAagttttgctattttctacattgtagaatggtgaagacatcaaaactatgagataacacacatggaatcatgtagtgaccaaaaaaagtgagaaacaaataaaaatatattttatatttgagattcttcaaagtagccaccctttgccttgataacagctttgcacactcttggccttctctcaaccagcttcatgaggtaatcacctggaatgcattacaATTAACAGGTACTTCATGGCCCGTTTAAAAGTTACATttgtggggcctcccgggtggcgcagtggtctagggcactgcatcgcagtgctaactgcgccaccagagtctctgggttcgcccccaggctctgtcgcagccggccgcgaccgggaggtccgtggggcgacgcacaattgggctagcgtcgtccgggttagggagggtttggccggtagggatttccttgtctcatcgcgctccagcgactcctgtggcgggctgggcgcagtgcgcgctaaccaagggggccaggtgcacggtgtttcctccgacacattggtgcggctggcttccgggttggaggcgcgctgtgttaaagaagcagtgcggcttggttgggttgtgcctcggaggacgcatggctttcgaccttcgtctctcccgagcccgtacgggagttgtagcgatgagacaagatagtaattactagcgattggataccacgaaaattgggggtaAAAGGggctaaaaaaataaataaaaagttacatttgtggaatttatttccttcttaaatgtgtttgagccaattgtaacaaggtaggggtggtatacagaagataaccctatttggtaaaagaccaagtacatactatggcaagaacagctcaaataagcaaagagaaacgacaatccaTCATTTCTTTATTAGACATAacagtcagtcaatccggaacatttcaagaacgttgaaagtttcttcaCGTTCAGTCGTggcctcccgagtgacgcagtggcctaaggtactgcatcgcagttgctagctgtgccactagagatacTGGTTTGAGTCAGCCGGCCACGACTGAGACCCATGGGGcatcacacaattggcccagcgttgtccgggttaagggagggttaagggagagtttggccggcagggatgtccttgtccaatcgtgctctagcaactcctgtggcgggccgggcacatgcagactgacacggttgccaggtgtacggtgcgtttcctccgacacattggtgtggctggcttccgggttaagagggcattgtgtcaagaagcagtgcggcttcgTTGGGTCGTGTTaaggaggacgcatgacttgcgACATAAGCCTCTCCCGAGTCCTTACAGGAGTTgcggcgatgagacaagactaactaccaactgAATACCACAAAatttgggagaaaaaggggtaaaaataatttaaaaaattataagttccatcgcaaaaactatcaagcgctatgataaaactggctcatAAGtatcgccacaggaatggaagacccagagttacctctgctgcagaggataagttcattagagttaactgcacctcagattgcagccaaaacaaatgcttcacagagatcaagtagcagacacatatcaacatcaactgttcagaggagactgcgtgaatcaggccttcatggtcgaattgctgcaaacaaaccactactaaaaggacaccaataagaagaagagacttgcttggtccaagaaacatgagcaatggaaattagaccggtggaaatctgtcctttggtctaatgagtccaaattttaggttcctaccgccgtgtctttgcgagacgcagagtagaacggatgatctccacatgtgtgggactatcatttgcttttcaacaggacaatgacccaacacacttccaggctgtgtaagggacatttgaccaagaaggagagtaatgggagtgctgcatcagacgacctggcctccacaatcacccaacctcaacccaattgaggtggtttgggatgagttggaccacaaagggatggaaaagcagccaacaagtgctcagcatatgtgggaactcctagacgattggaaaagcattccaggtgaagctggttgagagaatgccaagagtgtgcaaagctgtcatcaaagcaacaggttgaagaatctgaaatatcttTTGAtctgttaaacacttttttggttactatatgattccacatgtgttatttcatagttttgatgtcttcactattattctacaatgtagaaaatagtaagaataaagaaaaacccttgaaatgagtaggtgtgtccaacttttgactggtactgtatccaTGCTTAGCTTTCTTAATGAACCAGAAAACAAACTGTTTGTCAAAGTTatctggctaactcattgatcctgctttgtagtatacccctctgtcCAGACAACTGTTCTTTACTCctgaacggtgtgtgtgtgtgtgtgtgtgtgtgtgtgtgtgtgtgtgtgtgtgtgtgtgtgtgagagagagagagagagtcagtaaGCCTAGGAAAGTCTGTACATAGAACAAGATATGCACAAGGGTATGAGTACACACTTGTGCTCTACTGGTTCCTCGTTGGGGACTCTGAAGAAAGAAGGCCGCAGGGTTGCTGTAAAACTATCAATCATCAAATCTACAGCCCACCGGAGGGGTCACTTACTTGGCAGCTCTTTCAAATAAAAACACATTTCTAAATTCACAATTTGATCCATGAAACAAAAAACAGAAGACATAAAATTGTAGTTTCCCTACTGGCTCTACAAGGGGAGGACGGGTACAGGGGAGGGTGGAGGAAAGAGGCCGTAGCTTACCATTGGCATTTGACTTGACACTTCTATTGATCAAAAATGCCCTTTTAGTTGTACACCAACCTAACAGCAGGGATCTTACTCACATTCACACGTACCATTCCCTTGGCCACGGCTTGTGTGTTGCTGCCCTCGCTGACTGTCGTCACACCTGTCAGAAGGGGCACAAGTTTCTCTCAGCTCTTCCAGTATGGCTCAGTTTGTACCAGGGACAGTAAAAGGGGGGATAAAATATTTCACAAATCATAAGGAACACACATTTAAAAACCCATGTTCGTCCTTGGTAGCCAGTTAGACATATTTCAATTGAACAGTTTCAAGTGATGGGATCTCAGCAGGGACTCTCCCAGTGAGgtgtcccctcctccttctccagtAGCACAAGCATCGCAGTGGTGACCTCTTATTGGCTGCTTTAGTTCACACATCCCTTTACAAcatccaagccccccccccccccccccccccacagtatgCAGAGAGAAGGTTCTCTGCTGCTCTGTTTaagactgtacacacacacatattacctTTACTCTCATTTATATTAGTGTCTTTTGTTAAGGATTTGCGAATCCCGCTCtcaaaataaaaaggtagtaaaagTCAAGTTAAGAGTCATCCATGAAGGAAGCACTGGGGGGTGAACCAGGGGTTCTCTGCAGATATGGTCATGAGTGACGTGGCTGTGGGAGGGGAGAAGGGTTGTCCTTAGAGCCCTGCCCCACACAGTCGTTTCTGAACGGGGCTGGAACAGAGCCCAGTGGGATACCACCCTGACCCTGGGGGAATGCTGCTATGCCGCCATGAGATACTGGTGGTAGAAGAGGCCGAAGATGGAGGTGGAAAAGAGGCAGGCAGCGATCCACcaggtgaggaaggagaggaggccaCGGAAAAGCAGGGGGGTGAACACTGTTCGCAGGCCCCCGAGGGCCACCGACAGCTGGACCACCGATGCCTGGGCCTCCACAGCCAGTCCTGGAGCTGCAGTTGCTGCAGGGTCAGAGTTCATCTCCATTGGGCAGGGGAGGTCTTCCTCAGAGTACACCCCCCAGGAGTGTCCACCTATTACACAAAGAGTAGGGTGCTACATTAGCAGTGTGGTGGACTAACGACTGCTGCTAAATGGTTCAATTTAATACATGAGCAATAATTTCTGATGATGTGCCAAACTCACCTAAGGTTTTTAGCAGCAAGGTTGTATGCAGCAACATCACCAAGGGTGCCACATACTGCAGTGCGATTACACATAGGTAGTAGAAAACACGGGCCACCTTGGAAACAAAAGAGAACTTCCAGTCAAGAGGAACTCTTAAAACCCCATTTGTTTTATCATACTCTGCCCATCCGTCAAGGCCAAATGATTGGCCGACTCGAGGCGCCACTCACCATCTTCTGCAGGTCAACGGTGCTGATGCGTCCCGCCTCCTTCTTCATCTGCTCCACGCCCTTCTGGGCCAGGTTGAGGTAGGCCTGGAGGTGGTGCCTCATCATGGCCAGGCGCAGCACACACAGCAGCAGGATGGCCCACAACCGCAACGTGTCATAGGTCTCCTCAGTCATCCTGGTGAGGAGTCAGAAAACAGcaagtgtgtgagtgagagagtgtgagagagagagtgagagagacgggTGAAGGAAAAATAAGCCAACGCACGTCGATAATGTGAGAAGATGAGGCAGTGTGTGAGGGTACGAAAGCCAGGAGTGACagggagaggtggaaagagaCGTTACAGAGACGTGAAACTTTGCGAAGGCTTAATCCTTTGACCACGCATGTGGTTGGGAAAATGTACCGACAAACAAAACAAGGTGAACTTACAAAGGCATACTCCCCTTCCCCAGGGCAGGATTCAGGAGGTAGTCCTTGGTTATAGGCTTCACCCACAGCAGTACCATAATAAGAGGGGAAAGGAAGTTGATATGAAGCAAGGTCCTGGAAGAGAAGAACAAAATATATGGTCACACATTCTTGTCAGGAAAACGCTTTGCTTATCCAGGAGGAATGTGAATACTGTATGAGACCTATATGTTTATGGCATACTATCATCTACACTCGTTGAGGACCGGCTAGTAGACCACATCACTTATTGGTTTATtcagatccccattagcttttgccgAAGCAGCaactattcttcctggggtccacaaaaaaacAATAATTTAAACTCACACCTACTTCAACCAGCCCATTTATGAATGGGACAACAGTGTAACTGCAGTGAGggtgaggaagacaggagagaagagagggactcACTGTGTGACTTTGCCTGTGGTCAGGTTGAGGGCGTCCAggtgcatttgagccaatcgtAGGCCGGGGAAGGTGAGGAATGCACCAATCAGAGAGCAGAGCAAGGCCAGGATCAGCTTAAAGGTGAGTTTAGATATGGGACCCCTGGAGAAAAGAACAGACAGTTATACTGGGCTAAAGTGTACCTCACAGTCATAGATGTGaaagcgcacacacacagtccatgAGTCAATTACATTCATGACCCATGCAtactgataaaaaaaaaagaagctcaTACTTACTGGGACTCTAACCCCTGGTTTTCCAAAAACTGTGTGGCACTTTCAGAGAAATTTGCAAAACCTAGATTGAAATGAAAACACGATTCGATTTTCAAATTGGTCCTACAAAGTCCAGAAAAATGACAATTACAGTACattagacaaaacaaatggaatctATTCCTCTAGTAACGGATTTAATCTATTCCTCTAATGTAGTGTTCTTCCACCCTGGTCCTAGGGAAGCACAGGGTTTGCAGGCTTTTGTTCTATCTCATCACTAACACCCGCTAGTTAGATAGAACTTGATGTGTTAGTACTGGTCTGGAACAACAGCCTGTGGGCCCCACGGGTTGTACTCACTAGGAAGCAAACGGTACGAAAATGCTAGTTTTCGTTTTCCAttacaaaatgttttgctacgttTTGTACTAATGAATAGGACCCAGGTGCAGGATGGAAGAGCACTGTGGGCTAGCCATACTGACAGATGGCTCATGGCCCACTCACCTGTCTCCAGGCCAAACTCCAGGTAGTTCTCAGTGACGATGAGGATGGCCATGGCTTTGACAAAGAAGAAGAAAGCGAAGGTGATGCAGAGCGAGCGCTCGCCACCTTCCTCCAGCTTGAAGTAGAAGGCCGTCAGGGAGAACAGGGTCTTACTGTGGGACAGGGGAGTTAAGGGAAACGCCAGCAGAAACACACAACTCGTGAAATATAGCCTACTAGTCATATTGCTGTGAGCCATGGCCGTGTAGAGACGTTTCTGGAGTAATGGTGGCGGCTCATCAACATAACGGACTCGAAGGATCAGAAGCACGCAACAGTACTGCGCAGTGACCCTGCAACAAGCATGCGCGCACACAGTCTagcttctctcactctctt
This window of the Salvelinus fontinalis isolate EN_2023a chromosome 28, ASM2944872v1, whole genome shotgun sequence genome carries:
- the LOC129825979 gene encoding transmembrane protein 161B isoform X2, with translation MGVIGVQLVVTMVMASVIQKIIPHYSFARWLLCSGSLRWYQHPTEDELRSLAGKQQKTKSKKDRRNNGHIENKPLTIPKDIDLQLETKCITEVDTLALHYFPEFQWLVDFTVAATVVYLITELYYTVAQPSGEMNISVVWCLLVLAFVIKTLFSLTAFYFKLEEGGERSLCITFAFFFFVKAMAILIVTENYLEFGLETGFANFSESATQFLENQGLESQGPISKLTFKLILALLCSLIGAFLTFPGLRLAQMHLDALNLTTGKVTQTLLHINFLSPLIMVLLWVKPITKDYLLNPALGKGSMPLMTEETYDTLRLWAILLLCVLRLAMMRHHLQAYLNLAQKGVEQMKKEAGRISTVDLQKMVARVFYYLCVIALQYVAPLVMLLHTTLLLKTLGGHSWGVYSEEDLPCPMEMNSDPAATAAPGLAVEAQASVVQLSVALGGLRTVFTPLLFRGLLSFLTWWIAACLFSTSIFGLFYHQYLMAA
- the LOC129825979 gene encoding transmembrane protein 161B isoform X1, whose product is MVMASVIQKIIPHYSFARWLLCSGSLRWYQHPTEDELRSLAGKQQKTKSKKDRRNNGHIENKPLTIPKDIDLQLETKCITEVDTLALHYFPEFQWLVDFTVAATVVYLITELYYTVAQPSGEMNISVVWCLLVLAFVIKTLFSLTAFYFKLEEGGERSLCITFAFFFFVKAMAILIVTENYLEFGLETGFANFSESATQFLENQGLESQGPISKLTFKLILALLCSLIGAFLTFPGLRLAQMHLDALNLTTGKVTQTLLHINFLSPLIMVLLWVKPITKDYLLNPALGKGSMPLMTEETYDTLRLWAILLLCVLRLAMMRHHLQAYLNLAQKGVEQMKKEAGRISTVDLQKMVARVFYYLCVIALQYVAPLVMLLHTTLLLKTLGGHSWGVYSEEDLPCPMEMNSDPAATAAPGLAVEAQASVVQLSVALGGLRTVFTPLLFRGLLSFLTWWIAACLFSTSIFGLFYHQYLMAA